A section of the Cuniculiplasma divulgatum genome encodes:
- a CDS encoding citrate synthase has protein sequence MEDIKTIDKGLENAEIEWTKLTTIDGEKGILMYGGYSIDDIIAHKASVEEIQYLFLYGELPTQNQLQAFRHDVEAGYKLPDYVIDIIRKLPRESDAVAMQMAAFASMAAAEVSFKWNKETDKVVAANVIGRMSAVTANVYRHIMGLPPANPKPSGSFVESFLKATFGKELSREEIDAMNSALILYTDHEVPASTTAGLVAVSTLSDMYSGVTAALAALKGPLHGGAAEASIAQFKEIGDEKNVRNWFDKNITTGNKRLMGFGHRVYKTYDPRARIFKKYAESLVKNSREAEKLFKVATALEELGIEKYGAKKIFPNTDYFSGIVYLSMGFPLQNNIYTALFALSRITGWTAHFIEYDEEEERLIRPRAVYVGKGLRDFTPITAR, from the coding sequence ATGGAAGACATAAAAACTATCGATAAGGGGCTGGAAAATGCAGAAATAGAGTGGACAAAACTGACTACAATTGACGGGGAGAAAGGCATTCTGATGTATGGAGGATACTCCATTGATGACATTATAGCACACAAGGCATCTGTGGAAGAGATACAGTATCTTTTCCTGTATGGTGAATTACCAACTCAGAACCAGCTTCAGGCATTCAGGCATGATGTGGAAGCAGGCTATAAGCTGCCTGACTATGTGATAGACATAATAAGGAAACTGCCTAGAGAATCCGATGCCGTTGCCATGCAGATGGCTGCATTTGCATCCATGGCCGCAGCAGAAGTAAGCTTCAAGTGGAACAAGGAAACGGATAAGGTAGTGGCTGCGAATGTAATTGGAAGGATGTCTGCAGTTACTGCGAATGTCTACCGCCACATAATGGGACTGCCGCCTGCAAATCCAAAGCCATCTGGCAGCTTTGTTGAAAGTTTCCTGAAAGCCACATTCGGCAAGGAACTCTCCAGGGAAGAAATAGACGCAATGAATTCTGCACTCATACTGTATACAGATCATGAGGTTCCCGCTTCAACAACCGCAGGTCTTGTTGCAGTGTCCACGCTTTCTGACATGTATTCAGGAGTGACAGCTGCACTTGCAGCACTTAAGGGTCCACTACATGGGGGAGCAGCGGAAGCTTCAATTGCACAGTTCAAGGAGATAGGCGACGAGAAGAATGTCAGGAACTGGTTCGACAAAAACATAACAACCGGGAACAAGAGGCTGATGGGTTTTGGCCACAGGGTGTACAAGACATATGACCCAAGGGCCAGGATATTCAAGAAATACGCAGAGTCGCTGGTGAAGAACAGCAGGGAAGCAGAAAAGCTATTCAAGGTTGCCACTGCTCTGGAGGAACTGGGCATAGAAAAGTACGGAGCGAAGAAGATATTCCCCAATACTGATTACTTCTCTGGCATCGTTTACCTGTCTATGGGATTCCCTCTTCAGAACAATATATACACAGCTCTGTTCGCCCTTTCCAGGATAACCGGCTGGACTGCTCACTTCATTGAGTACGACGAGGAGGAGGAAAGGCTCATCAGGCCCAGGGCAGTATACGTCGGAAAAGGGCTCAGGGACTTCACCCCCATAACTGCAAGATAG
- a CDS encoding FAD-dependent oxidoreductase encodes MEKERFIVIGGDAAGMSAASRIRKRRPESDVIVYEAGQYVSYSACGMPFHIGGVVKDFNSLVHYPVEKFRKERNIDVRLGVRVTAIDRKNREITFKSQGTTGRDNYDRLVIATGASARVPENLQGVPNVYTLRTLNDLQGFESALDRVHDVTIVGAGYIGLELAESMRSRGKTVRIIQHSGRILRGFDKQLSGAIMDEVLANNVQMLMSTEITQVEQSGDSLRIGLGNGQSLNTEMIVVATGVRPNSDMAKDAGLEIGVSGTIKVNEYMETSDPLIFAAGDVASSFNMITGKEVYMPLATGSNKSGRIAGENAAGGRSKFAGIAGTEVVKVFSLEVGKTGLDHDAAVSEGFDAVSSTITSTSRSSYYPGSTPLTIKMTADKKSRRVLGAEIIGREGVAKRIDVVATAIYSKLTVDDMLGVDYSYSPPFAPTWEPILVAADVLSGKLE; translated from the coding sequence ATGGAGAAGGAGAGATTCATAGTTATTGGCGGGGACGCCGCAGGCATGAGCGCCGCATCAAGGATCAGGAAGAGGAGGCCGGAATCCGATGTAATTGTTTATGAAGCAGGCCAGTATGTGTCATATTCGGCCTGTGGAATGCCCTTTCACATTGGAGGAGTTGTGAAGGATTTCAACAGCCTTGTGCACTATCCGGTGGAAAAATTCCGCAAGGAAAGAAACATTGATGTGAGGCTTGGTGTTCGTGTAACTGCCATAGACAGAAAAAACAGGGAAATAACTTTCAAATCACAGGGCACAACAGGGAGGGATAATTATGACCGTCTTGTAATCGCCACCGGCGCCAGCGCCAGAGTTCCTGAGAATCTTCAGGGAGTTCCGAATGTGTATACCCTGAGAACACTGAATGATCTTCAGGGATTTGAATCCGCCCTTGACAGGGTGCATGACGTGACAATTGTTGGTGCGGGCTACATTGGACTTGAGCTTGCAGAATCCATGAGAAGCAGGGGGAAGACTGTGAGAATTATACAGCACTCCGGCAGAATCCTCAGGGGTTTCGACAAACAGCTCTCCGGTGCTATAATGGACGAGGTTCTTGCAAATAATGTACAGATGCTGATGAGCACCGAAATCACTCAGGTGGAGCAATCCGGTGACAGCCTGAGAATTGGCCTGGGCAATGGGCAATCATTGAACACAGAAATGATTGTGGTAGCGACGGGAGTCAGGCCAAACAGTGATATGGCAAAGGATGCAGGACTTGAAATCGGTGTTTCCGGCACCATCAAGGTGAATGAATACATGGAAACCAGCGATCCCCTGATCTTCGCCGCAGGAGATGTTGCCAGTTCCTTTAACATGATAACAGGGAAGGAGGTGTATATGCCCCTGGCGACCGGTTCAAACAAATCAGGGAGAATCGCTGGGGAAAACGCGGCCGGAGGCAGATCAAAGTTCGCTGGAATAGCTGGAACTGAGGTTGTGAAGGTATTCTCGCTTGAGGTGGGGAAGACCGGCCTGGATCATGATGCAGCAGTATCTGAAGGATTTGATGCCGTATCCTCAACAATAACGTCTACATCCCGATCCTCATATTATCCAGGATCGACGCCGCTCACCATTAAGATGACAGCAGACAAGAAGAGCAGGAGGGTTCTGGGGGCTGAGATCATTGGGCGTGAGGGTGTGGCAAAGAGAATTGATGTGGTAGCTACCGCAATCTATTCAAAGCTCACGGTTGATGACATGCTTGGAGTGGACTATTCATATTCCCCACCATTTGCACCTACGTGGGAGCCCATCCTTGTGGCAGCAGACGTTCTTTCCGGGAAGCTTGAATAG
- a CDS encoding Glu/Leu/Phe/Val dehydrogenase, with protein MPEDLDPFDIAVKQLKKAADVMKLDKQTFEVLSHPMAILQVSIPVKMDNGETKVFTGFRVHYNNARGPVKGGIRFHPEETLSTVKALSAWMTWKTAITNLPLGGAKGGVICDPKSMSAGELERLSRGYVRAIGEFIGPEIDVPAPDVYTTPQIMAWMMDEYENIVRHSAPGVITGKPLEVWGSLGRGDATAKGGMYVLREAAKTLGMDLSKAKVAIQGFGNAGQFALKLVKEMFHSNVVAISDTKGGIYSEKGLDFDKLMEHKKKTGTVQNLPGTKNITNEELLELDVDVLIPAAIENQLRADNANKVRAKVILELANGPTTPEADEIFFKRKVLVLPDFLSNAGGVTVSYFEWVQNQAGYYWTEKEVYERLDQKMTEATHAVLDAAKKYNVDPRTAAYTVSVKRVADAMKMRGWV; from the coding sequence ATGCCAGAAGATTTGGACCCATTTGATATAGCTGTGAAACAGCTGAAAAAAGCAGCAGACGTAATGAAACTGGACAAGCAGACCTTTGAGGTGCTTAGCCACCCTATGGCAATTCTTCAGGTAAGTATACCTGTTAAGATGGACAATGGGGAAACAAAGGTTTTCACTGGCTTCAGAGTTCACTATAACAATGCAAGGGGACCGGTGAAGGGCGGTATAAGGTTCCATCCTGAAGAGACCCTTTCAACCGTAAAAGCTCTCTCTGCATGGATGACATGGAAGACTGCCATAACGAACCTTCCACTTGGCGGTGCAAAGGGTGGAGTTATATGCGATCCAAAGAGCATGAGCGCGGGTGAGCTGGAGAGACTAAGCAGGGGATACGTTAGGGCCATAGGAGAATTCATAGGGCCAGAGATAGATGTTCCTGCACCTGATGTCTATACTACTCCGCAGATCATGGCATGGATGATGGACGAATACGAGAATATAGTCAGACATTCCGCTCCTGGAGTCATAACAGGAAAGCCACTGGAGGTCTGGGGTTCACTGGGCCGTGGTGACGCAACTGCAAAGGGTGGAATGTATGTTCTGAGAGAAGCTGCTAAAACTCTGGGAATGGACCTTTCAAAGGCAAAGGTGGCAATTCAGGGATTTGGCAATGCCGGGCAATTCGCACTCAAGCTCGTGAAGGAGATGTTCCACTCAAATGTAGTTGCCATATCTGACACAAAGGGTGGAATATACTCTGAGAAGGGCCTGGACTTTGACAAGCTGATGGAACACAAGAAGAAGACTGGCACTGTTCAGAATTTGCCCGGTACAAAGAACATAACAAATGAGGAACTTCTGGAACTTGATGTTGATGTGCTCATACCTGCAGCAATTGAGAACCAGCTCAGGGCAGACAATGCCAACAAGGTAAGGGCGAAGGTAATCTTGGAACTTGCAAATGGACCCACAACTCCTGAGGCAGACGAGATATTCTTCAAAAGGAAGGTACTGGTACTGCCAGACTTCCTGTCCAACGCCGGGGGAGTAACTGTATCCTATTTTGAGTGGGTGCAGAACCAGGCAGGATACTACTGGACTGAGAAAGAAGTGTACGAACGCCTTGACCAGAAGATGACAGAGGCAACCCATGCGGTTCTTGACGCGGCCAAGAAATACAACGTAGATCCAAGGACTGCAGCGTACACGGTATCCGTAAAGAGAGTGGCGGATGCCATGAAGATGAGGGGCTGGGTGTAA
- a CDS encoding pirin family protein, with product MAEGKEKSIIQVFRGNDTVDGAGVRLRRMFGGHNTAYLTDPFLLLDHFGSSDPAEYMAGFPWHPHRGIETVTFLMEGKVEHQDSEGHRGTIYPNDIQWMTAGSGIFHQEMPHALDDRDPSEIMRSTGMSTSVVGLQLWINLPSKYKMTTPTYRGITGKITPVVEDDSGNRIRIVAGKYLRDQGYLMGRPEIDPVYLEVKMPPESEFRYTVENGHNSIINTLSGDIRTGRESTVIHPRSAVVFSQENDTITVKTGDRPARFILLAGKPIREPIFWYGPMVMNTREEINQALQDLQNNTFIREKNPITE from the coding sequence ATGGCAGAAGGAAAGGAAAAAAGCATAATACAGGTTTTCAGGGGTAACGATACTGTAGACGGAGCTGGCGTCAGGCTTAGGAGAATGTTTGGCGGGCATAACACAGCATATCTCACTGATCCGTTCCTGCTTCTGGATCATTTCGGTTCCAGCGATCCAGCAGAATATATGGCAGGCTTTCCATGGCATCCACACAGGGGCATTGAAACTGTCACCTTTCTTATGGAGGGCAAGGTGGAGCATCAGGACAGCGAGGGCCACAGGGGAACAATATACCCCAATGATATACAGTGGATGACGGCAGGGAGCGGCATTTTTCACCAGGAAATGCCACATGCTTTAGACGACAGGGATCCATCTGAAATCATGCGGAGCACTGGTATGTCAACATCCGTGGTTGGTCTTCAGCTCTGGATAAACCTTCCAAGCAAGTACAAAATGACCACTCCAACATACCGTGGAATCACAGGCAAAATCACCCCAGTTGTAGAGGATGACAGTGGAAATAGAATCAGGATAGTTGCAGGAAAATATCTCAGAGACCAGGGATACCTCATGGGCAGGCCTGAAATAGATCCGGTATATCTTGAGGTGAAGATGCCTCCGGAATCAGAGTTCAGGTACACTGTTGAAAATGGGCATAACAGCATAATCAACACTCTTTCCGGGGACATAAGAACAGGAAGAGAAAGCACTGTTATTCATCCAAGGTCCGCAGTGGTCTTCAGCCAGGAAAATGATACCATAACAGTTAAAACAGGGGATCGTCCAGCAAGATTCATACTTCTTGCAGGAAAGCCCATCAGAGAGCCAATATTCTGGTATGGCCCCATGGTCATGAACACCCGTGAGGAGATCAACCAGGCACTGCAGGATCTTCAGAACAACACATTCATCAGGGAAAAGAATCCAATCACCGAATAG
- a CDS encoding 6-carboxytetrahydropterin synthase has protein sequence MKLMIDGSLGHMDFSAAHFIPTIEKCAHLHGHNYYVNVEVEGDPEEGVLMDYGILKSLMRKAIEPLDHRILVPEHSGFSTCKIDGEVCLVAYAGKKFQFPVSDVYLLDREMSSSELLSRSILEKTEKEIFRHGNIRRFEVCVYESPGQGACSEVSR, from the coding sequence ATGAAACTTATGATTGATGGTTCACTTGGCCACATGGATTTTTCCGCAGCGCATTTCATACCAACAATAGAAAAGTGTGCCCACCTCCATGGACACAACTACTACGTAAATGTGGAGGTTGAGGGTGACCCTGAGGAAGGCGTGCTTATGGACTACGGAATACTGAAGTCCCTCATGAGGAAAGCCATTGAACCGCTTGACCATAGAATACTTGTCCCGGAACATTCCGGCTTCTCCACATGCAAAATTGATGGAGAAGTGTGCCTTGTGGCATATGCGGGAAAGAAATTCCAGTTTCCCGTCAGCGATGTGTACCTGCTTGACAGGGAAATGAGCTCGAGTGAGCTGCTTTCCAGAAGCATCCTTGAAAAAACAGAGAAGGAGATATTCCGTCATGGAAATATCAGAAGGTTTGAAGTCTGCGTTTACGAGAGCCCGGGTCAGGGTGCGTGCTCGGAAGTGTCCCGATGA
- a CDS encoding DNA polymerase sliding clamp, which produces MLRLTISVKNLKEIADLLNTVVTEAKFKIDQTGISVKVVDPAHVAMVSIDVPKEAFVEYQIDGEEEISIDVERMKSVIRLANSGDQVTLTKEKEKLKFEINNISKSIALLDNNTVMTPRVPVISSDNYVVVSKSEFERGLRAAEDVSDSIRLTLGPDEFKARSSSDSEESEMILTKDMLKELKCSAPIKSSYPLEYLLKLVKSLTSSDEIKLSFKDDYPLNIEFSFGQSKGGAENQAKGSFLLAPRMEQ; this is translated from the coding sequence ATGCTTAGACTCACAATTTCAGTAAAAAACTTGAAAGAGATTGCAGATCTGTTGAATACGGTTGTCACAGAAGCTAAATTCAAAATAGATCAGACCGGCATATCGGTTAAGGTTGTTGATCCTGCCCACGTGGCAATGGTTTCCATTGATGTACCAAAGGAGGCTTTTGTGGAATACCAGATAGATGGTGAGGAAGAGATTTCAATAGACGTGGAAAGGATGAAATCTGTCATAAGACTGGCAAATTCCGGAGATCAGGTAACCCTGACCAAGGAGAAGGAGAAACTTAAATTTGAGATCAACAACATCAGCAAAAGCATAGCACTTCTGGACAATAACACCGTCATGACACCCCGTGTCCCGGTCATTAGTTCAGATAATTATGTGGTTGTCAGCAAATCTGAGTTTGAAAGGGGACTCAGGGCTGCCGAGGATGTCTCAGATTCCATAAGGCTCACTCTGGGACCTGATGAGTTCAAGGCCAGATCTTCTTCCGACTCCGAGGAATCCGAGATGATCCTGACCAAGGACATGCTTAAGGAGCTGAAATGCTCGGCACCGATAAAGAGTTCATATCCTCTGGAGTACCTCCTCAAGCTGGTAAAGTCCCTTACAAGCTCAGACGAGATCAAGTTGAGTTTCAAAGATGACTACCCTTTGAATATAGAGTTCTCATTTGGCCAGTCAAAGGGTGGAGCAGAGAACCAGGCAAAGGGTTCATTCCTTCTTGCGCCGAGAATGGAACAGTAA
- a CDS encoding acetate uptake transporter, protein MVEDSLNPFGKALAADPAPLGLAGFAFTTFLLSFVNAGLITSSAANVVVPLAIAYGGLGQLIAGSWEMRRGNTFGFTAFTSYGAFWEFYAIMVLLADMHIISSLPAEGVGWALVLWGIFTLYMWGGAMMANLSLNLTFLTLFIAFFALGAGAIYSNATLTHVGGYFGILAAFFAAYTSFAIIINSMRPSTIPLGPAVGKKS, encoded by the coding sequence ATGGTTGAAGACAGTTTAAATCCATTTGGAAAAGCGCTCGCTGCCGATCCGGCACCGCTGGGGCTCGCGGGTTTCGCCTTTACGACATTCCTGCTGAGCTTCGTGAATGCGGGCCTCATTACATCATCTGCTGCTAATGTGGTTGTGCCACTAGCCATTGCCTATGGTGGTCTCGGACAGCTGATTGCAGGTTCCTGGGAAATGCGGAGAGGGAATACATTCGGTTTCACTGCATTCACCAGCTACGGGGCTTTCTGGGAATTTTACGCCATAATGGTCCTGCTTGCTGACATGCATATCATATCAAGCCTGCCGGCTGAAGGCGTAGGTTGGGCACTTGTTCTGTGGGGTATCTTCACGCTTTACATGTGGGGCGGCGCAATGATGGCGAACCTTTCACTGAATCTGACATTCCTTACTCTGTTCATAGCGTTCTTTGCCCTTGGTGCAGGCGCCATTTACAGCAATGCGACCCTTACGCATGTTGGAGGCTATTTCGGTATACTGGCTGCATTCTTCGCCGCTTACACCAGCTTTGCCATTATCATAAACTCCATGAGGCCAAGCACAATCCCGCTGGGGCCGGCTGTGGGTAAGAAATCTTAA
- the acs gene encoding acetate--CoA ligase → MAKSESQKDVLPTSEVFHPGIGSYQQVYRESVENRDDFWSKQAGILDWHKRWDKVLDDSNPPFYRWFVNGKLNASYNALDRHVMHGKRNKAAYIWIAENGDEKIVTYDGLYRRVNNFAKALLDLGIKKGDKIIIYLPMILEAPVAMLAAARIGAVFSFVFAGFGAGALADRINDSKARMVITADGAFRGGKVVELKKIVDEAVEMTSSVSTIVVVKRTGTEIQMDEERDVWWHDVTKDASTYVEPEWMDSNDPLYILYTSGTTGKPKGAVHGNGGYAVWVSSTLRWAFDPKEDDRWWCAADIGWVTGHSYIVFAPLFLGLTSIMFEGAITYPAPDRMWEIIERYRVNLLYTSPTAIRTLMRFGEKYPAMHDLSSLRVLGTVGEPINPAAWKWYYEHIGHSNSPIIDTYWQTETGGFMIAPALGLGLPPLKPGSATFPMPGVEPVILDDKGNELKEEQKGYIAYKKPWPGMFLTLNNDPERYKKVYFEKYPGFYFCGDYAIKDKDGYFWLLGRSDEVLNVSGHRLGTIEVEDALISSKEVAESAVFGKPDNVKGEVIVAFVVLKDQYQDDGEIVQKLRKRIREDLGPIYVPEEIHIVKSLPKTRSGKIMRRVVKAVALNQLPGDISTLENSASVDEIKAAIEVFSSETGSS, encoded by the coding sequence ATGGCAAAATCGGAATCTCAGAAAGATGTTCTGCCAACATCAGAGGTATTTCATCCCGGCATAGGAAGCTATCAACAGGTGTACAGGGAATCTGTGGAGAACAGGGATGATTTTTGGAGCAAACAGGCGGGCATTCTTGACTGGCATAAGAGATGGGACAAGGTGCTGGATGATTCAAATCCTCCGTTTTACAGATGGTTTGTGAACGGGAAACTCAACGCATCCTACAATGCCCTTGACAGGCATGTTATGCATGGTAAGAGGAACAAGGCGGCATACATATGGATAGCAGAAAATGGCGATGAGAAGATAGTAACGTACGACGGGCTGTATAGAAGAGTAAATAATTTTGCAAAAGCACTTCTGGACCTGGGGATAAAGAAGGGTGACAAGATAATTATCTATCTGCCCATGATTCTTGAAGCGCCAGTTGCAATGCTTGCTGCCGCCAGAATCGGAGCAGTTTTCTCATTCGTTTTTGCGGGCTTTGGTGCAGGGGCCCTGGCAGACAGGATAAATGATTCAAAGGCCAGGATGGTGATCACGGCCGATGGGGCATTCAGGGGAGGAAAGGTAGTTGAACTGAAGAAGATCGTTGACGAAGCAGTTGAGATGACCTCATCAGTCAGCACCATAGTTGTTGTGAAAAGAACAGGCACAGAGATACAGATGGATGAGGAAAGGGATGTGTGGTGGCACGATGTCACCAAGGATGCCTCCACTTACGTTGAACCAGAATGGATGGACTCAAACGATCCCCTGTATATTCTGTATACTTCCGGAACGACAGGAAAACCAAAGGGAGCTGTTCACGGCAATGGAGGTTATGCTGTATGGGTATCAAGCACACTCAGGTGGGCATTTGATCCCAAGGAGGATGACAGATGGTGGTGTGCTGCAGATATCGGATGGGTTACCGGCCACAGCTACATAGTGTTTGCCCCGCTTTTCCTTGGCCTGACATCCATAATGTTCGAGGGTGCCATAACGTATCCGGCTCCCGACAGGATGTGGGAGATCATAGAGAGATACCGTGTGAACCTCCTTTACACATCTCCAACTGCCATAAGAACTCTGATGAGATTCGGGGAGAAATACCCTGCAATGCATGACCTATCGTCACTTAGGGTTCTGGGCACTGTGGGAGAGCCAATCAACCCCGCAGCGTGGAAATGGTATTATGAACACATAGGTCACTCAAACTCGCCCATAATCGACACATACTGGCAGACTGAGACCGGAGGTTTCATGATTGCGCCAGCTCTTGGTCTGGGCCTCCCCCCACTTAAGCCAGGGTCAGCAACTTTCCCCATGCCTGGAGTCGAACCGGTGATACTGGACGATAAGGGAAATGAGCTCAAGGAAGAACAGAAGGGATACATTGCCTATAAGAAACCGTGGCCTGGCATGTTTCTCACGCTGAACAACGATCCGGAACGTTACAAGAAAGTGTACTTTGAAAAGTATCCCGGTTTCTATTTCTGCGGAGACTACGCAATAAAGGATAAGGATGGGTACTTCTGGCTCCTTGGCAGATCCGACGAGGTTCTGAACGTGTCGGGGCACAGGCTGGGAACCATAGAAGTTGAAGACGCTCTCATAAGTTCCAAGGAGGTTGCTGAAAGCGCAGTATTCGGAAAGCCTGACAACGTTAAGGGTGAGGTTATAGTGGCCTTCGTTGTGCTGAAGGATCAGTATCAGGATGACGGCGAAATAGTCCAGAAACTCAGAAAGCGAATAAGGGAGGATCTTGGTCCAATATATGTCCCTGAGGAAATCCACATTGTGAAGTCTCTCCCCAAAACAAGAAGCGGAAAAATAATGCGGCGTGTGGTGAAGGCCGTAGCACTGAATCAGCTTCCCGGGGACATAAGCACCCTTGAGAATTCAGCATCCGTGGATGAAATAAAGGCTGCAATAGAAGTATTTTCAAGCGAGACAGGCAGCTCATAA
- a CDS encoding DUF998 domain-containing protein — MKKNLDMNVAGVLFFVSIAQFFLMMLLAETIYPNYSVSHNYISDLGVGKTAYIFNVSIVLLGILLIAAAYISRSFSRVFSVIIVLAGIGAMGVGIFPETTGSIHVYSSLLVFLMASIAPYIIIYKLKNSLSVAWAILGTIGLVSLILYATGHYLGLGVGGMERFIVYPDLLWGMGFGGWLLGKGQAEGGQ; from the coding sequence ATGAAAAAAAATCTTGATATGAACGTGGCTGGAGTGCTATTTTTTGTGTCGATTGCCCAGTTCTTCCTTATGATGCTGCTGGCAGAAACCATATATCCTAATTATAGTGTGTCGCACAACTACATCAGCGATCTTGGGGTTGGAAAGACAGCTTACATTTTCAACGTTTCAATTGTACTGCTGGGGATTCTTTTGATTGCAGCGGCCTATATATCCCGAAGTTTCTCCAGAGTGTTCTCAGTCATAATCGTTCTTGCGGGCATAGGTGCCATGGGTGTTGGAATATTTCCGGAGACCACTGGCAGCATCCATGTCTACTCCTCACTGCTGGTGTTCCTAATGGCCTCCATTGCGCCATACATTATCATCTATAAGCTCAAGAACAGCCTCTCAGTTGCATGGGCAATACTTGGTACCATTGGCCTGGTCTCCCTGATCCTCTACGCCACCGGGCATTACCTTGGCCTTGGTGTTGGAGGTATGGAGAGATTCATTGTTTATCCTGATCTCCTCTGGGGAATGGGTTTCGGGGGTTGGCTTCTGGGTAAAGGTCAGGCTGAGGGTGGTCAGTGA
- a CDS encoding MFS transporter, translating into MVEQKWIALSNTTLGQLVATINTSVIIVALPPIFEGIGLNPLSPGSFSYLLWVIMSYMIVISVLLVTVGKLSDMFGRVRLFNMGFLIFTVASVLLYLTPGRSDTGALEIIIFRIIQAVGGSFIMANSFAIISDNFNPNQRGFAISINSVASVSGVSIGIVLGGILSVIYWRDVFLLSVPLGIFGTVWSYLKLKETSPRKKQTIDVAGNVLFGSGLVVFLLGVTYGITPYRNSPMGWENPLVILALAAGAVLLVLFVVWEMRSEYPMFNLKLFRSRGFSIGSLTGFISAMGMMGLLYMLTLLFQGVWLPLHGVPYSITPLWAGIYMLPMTVSMGLFGILAGRISDRYGQRMLTVIGLLISALSLLGLTFLSYNFSYVKMGILITIFGAGYGLFNSPNISAVMNSVPASDRGSASGMLNNMRNTGYVASMGVFFSILIAGLATSLPLHITSALNSAGATSLVPYLSSMPPTEAIFGAFLGINPVGAIMAAIPRLPAAIPASTVKLLEGNSWFPGVLAPSFMKSLDTVFYVISVITIFGSILSFFRNERKRIKSEDLEKNPDGSLSVK; encoded by the coding sequence ATGGTGGAACAGAAGTGGATCGCCCTTTCAAACACCACCCTGGGGCAGCTTGTTGCCACCATAAACACCAGCGTAATAATTGTTGCTCTCCCGCCAATATTCGAAGGCATCGGGCTGAATCCGCTTTCCCCCGGCTCCTTTTCCTATCTGCTCTGGGTGATAATGAGCTACATGATCGTAATATCCGTACTCCTGGTCACCGTGGGCAAACTCTCAGACATGTTTGGCCGTGTCCGGCTTTTTAATATGGGTTTCCTCATATTCACTGTTGCATCCGTTCTCCTTTATCTCACTCCGGGGCGCAGCGATACGGGTGCCCTTGAAATCATCATATTCAGGATAATACAGGCTGTTGGAGGGTCTTTCATAATGGCAAATAGTTTTGCCATAATATCGGACAATTTCAATCCTAACCAGAGGGGCTTCGCCATATCAATCAACAGCGTTGCCTCAGTTTCGGGAGTGAGCATAGGGATTGTTCTGGGAGGTATTCTTTCGGTTATATACTGGAGGGATGTTTTTCTCCTTAGCGTTCCACTGGGCATCTTTGGGACAGTATGGTCCTACCTCAAGCTGAAAGAGACATCGCCAAGAAAGAAACAGACCATTGACGTTGCCGGAAATGTGTTGTTTGGCTCAGGACTGGTTGTTTTCCTTCTGGGTGTGACCTACGGTATCACACCATATAGAAACAGCCCAATGGGATGGGAAAATCCGCTGGTTATACTGGCGCTTGCAGCAGGAGCCGTCTTACTTGTGCTCTTTGTTGTGTGGGAAATGAGATCAGAATATCCAATGTTCAACCTTAAGCTCTTCAGGTCCAGGGGGTTCTCCATCGGCAGCTTAACTGGATTTATTTCAGCCATGGGAATGATGGGGCTGCTTTACATGCTTACTCTTCTTTTCCAGGGAGTGTGGCTTCCATTACACGGTGTGCCATATTCCATTACCCCCCTATGGGCTGGAATTTATATGCTTCCCATGACGGTGAGTATGGGGTTGTTTGGGATTCTGGCGGGCAGGATTTCTGACAGATATGGGCAACGCATGCTTACAGTAATCGGTTTGCTCATATCGGCCCTCTCTCTGCTGGGGTTAACCTTCCTGTCCTACAATTTTTCCTATGTAAAAATGGGGATTCTGATTACCATATTCGGAGCGGGTTATGGATTATTCAACTCCCCCAATATCTCTGCAGTCATGAATTCTGTACCCGCCTCTGACAGAGGCTCCGCCTCCGGAATGCTCAATAACATGCGCAACACGGGCTACGTTGCCAGCATGGGCGTTTTCTTCAGCATACTTATTGCCGGCCTGGCTACAAGCTTACCGCTGCACATTACCTCTGCTCTTAACTCTGCTGGCGCAACATCGCTGGTTCCCTATCTCTCCAGCATGCCACCAACTGAGGCTATATTTGGTGCGTTTCTTGGCATAAATCCTGTCGGGGCAATTATGGCTGCTATTCCACGTCTTCCCGCTGCAATCCCTGCCTCAACAGTCAAACTGCTGGAAGGAAACAGTTGGTTCCCGGGAGTTCTCGCCCCATCTTTCATGAAATCTCTTGATACAGTTTTCTATGTCATTTCAGTCATTACCATATTTGGCTCCATTCTATCTTTCTTCAGAAATGAGAGGAAACGGATCAAATCGGAGGACTTGGAGAAAAATCCGGATGGCAGTCTCTCCGTCAAATGA